The following proteins come from a genomic window of Miscanthus floridulus cultivar M001 chromosome 2, ASM1932011v1, whole genome shotgun sequence:
- the LOC136516361 gene encoding LOW QUALITY PROTEIN: hydroxyproline O-galactosyltransferase GALT6-like (The sequence of the model RefSeq protein was modified relative to this genomic sequence to represent the inferred CDS: deleted 1 base in 1 codon) translates to MRRPSGAGAPCRRCAMQVLVAVSLAYALAVLLLESPLVSTSLPGAGASAGASRKLHLDGAGRAAPVRPAKHPHRETLSADAGRGRARRLAGIVSGLELRHLNSTRSGSLRKVAAEAAESGARVFSDLEALATALASSRDSSGEEEKSKCPHSIVLSGDEFRERGRTVELPCGLTLGSYITVAATPHQAHPERDPKITMLREGEEPIMVSQFMMELQGLKTVDGEDPPRILHFNPRLRGDWSGKPVIEQNTCYRMQWGTPLRCEGWRSRADEETVDGLVKCEKWIRDDEGRSEESKTSWWLNRLIGRAKTVSVDWPYPFVEDRLFVLTLTAGLEGYHVNVDGRHVTSFPYRTGFVLEDATGLSLNGDLDVQSVFAGTLPTTHPSFSPQKHLEMLPSWQAPHLPDEPVEIFIGILSAGNHFAERMAARKTWMSAAQKSSNVVARFFVALHGRNEVNVELKKEAEFFGDIVIVPFMDSYDLVVLKTIAICEYGVHVLSARYIMKCDDDTFVRLDSVMAEVKKIQNGVSLYIGNMNYHHKPLRDGKWAVTYEEWPEEDYPIYANGPGYVISSDIADSILSEFLNHKLRLFKMEDVSMGMWVERFSNTRFVKYVHSVKFCQFGCIDDYYTAHYQSPRQMLCLWDKLQAGKAQCCNMR, encoded by the exons ATGCGGAGGCCGTCGGGGGCCGGCGCACCGTGCCGCCGCTGCGCGATGCAGGTGCTCGTGGCGGTCTCCCTCGCCTACGCGCTCGCCGTGCTGCTCCTCGAGTCGCCGCTCGTGTCCACGTCCCTGCCCGGGGCGGGGGCGTCCGCCGGGGCGTCGCGGAAGCTCCACCTCGACGGCGCGGGGCGAGCCGCGCCGGTGCGCCCCGCGAAGCACCCGCACAGGGAGACCCTCTCGGCGGACGCGGGGCGGGGACGGGCGCGCCGGCTGGCGGGGATCGTCTCTGGCCTCGAGCTACGCCACCTCAACTCCACCCGCTCCGGCTCGCTCCGCAAGGTCGCCGCCGAGGCCGCCGAGTCAGGGGCCCGCGTGTTCTCGGACCTGGAGGCTCTAGCGACGGCCCTGGCGTCCTCGCGTGATTCGTCAGGGGAGGAGGAGAAGAGCAAGTGCCCGCACTCGATCGTCCTTAGCGGCGACGAGTTCCGGGAGAGGGGGCGGACGGTGGAGCTGCCGTGCGGGCTCACGCTGGGTTCGTATATCACGGTGGCCGCGACGCCGCACCAGGCGCACCCTGAGCGGGATCCTAAGATCACGATGCTCAGGGAGGGGGAAGAGCCGATCATGGTGTCGCAGTTCATGATGGAGCTGCAGGGGCTCAAGACGGTGGACGGCGAGGATCCGCCTAGGATTCTCCACTTCAAcccccgcctccgcggcgactggAGCGGCAAGCCGGTGATCGAGCAGAACACCTGCTACCGCATGCAGTGGGGCACTCCGCTCCGTTGCGAGGGCTGGAGGTCCCGTGCCGACGAGGAGACTG TGGATGGGTTGGTCAAGTGTGAGAAGTGGATTCGGGATGATGAAGGGCGGTCGGAGGAGTCAAAAACGTCATGGTGGCTGAACCGGCTCATTGGCCGCGCAAAGACCGTCTCCGTTGATTGGCCATACCCATTCGTGGAGGACCGCCTGTTTGTTCTAACTCTCACTGCTGGATTGGAGGGTTACCATGTGAATGTTGATGGACGGCATGTGACATCATTTCCATACCGCACT GGATTTGTTCTTGAGGATGCTACTGGCTTATCATTGAATGGGGACCTTGATGTGCAATCAGTGTTCGCGGGGACTCTGCCCACCACACATCCTAGCTTTTCTCCACAGAAACACCTAGAGATGTTACCCAGCTGGCAGGCCCCTCACCTTCCAGACGAACCAGTTGAGATTTTCATCGGTATCCTGTCAGCAGGCAACCATTTTGCTGAGCGTATGGCTGCGAGAAAGACATGGATGTCTGCTGCCCAGAAGTCGTCGAATGTTGTGGCCCGG TTTTTTGTTGCCCTG CATGGCAGAAATGAAGTTAATGTGGAGTTGAAAAAGGAGGCTGAGTTTTTCGGGGACATTGTTATTGTGCCATTCATGGATAGCTATGATTTGGTTGTTCTTAAGACAATTGCCATATGCGAGTATGGG GTCCATGTTCTATCCGCTAGATACATAATGAAGTGTGATGATGATACTTTTGTTAGACTTGATTCAGTAATGGCTGAAGTGAAGAAAATCCAGAATGGTGTAAGTCTCTATATAGGGAACATGAATTACCACCACAAGCCGTTGCGCGATGGGAAATGGGCTGTTACTTATGAG GAATGGCCAGAAGAGGATTATCCCATCTATGCAAATGGTCCTGGATATGTTATATCCTCTGACATCGCAGATTCCATTCTATCCgaatttttaaaccataaattAAGG CTGTTCAAAATGGAGGATGTGAGCATGGGCATGTGGGTCGAGCGGTTCAGCAACACCAGATTTGTTAAATACGTCCACAGCGTCAAGTTTTGTCAATTCGGATGCATAGATGATTATTACACTGCACACTACCAATCACCGAGGCAGATGTTGTGTTTGTGGGACAAGCTGCAGGCTGGAAAAGCCCAATGTTGCAATATGAGATAG